The genomic stretch TTCGAGCGTTCGGCGGGCCTGAGCCAAGTCTCCCGCATCAAGGTAGGCGCGCACCGGTGGCACCATGGCATAGGTGTTGTTGGGATCCTGCTCCACAACCTTGCCCAGCACACGGATGGAACCCGCCTTGTCGCCCTGAAGGCGCAGGATGTCGCCCTCCATTAAATGCGCGACGAAGAACAGCGGGTCGCGCTCGCTCGCCTGCTTCGCCGCAGCCATGGCGGCAGTGTAGTCGCCGTTCAGGACGTGGTAATAGCCCAGCTCGATGTATGAATCGAGGTGCAGCGGGTTCGCCCGCAACGCCTTCTCAATCTCCCCCGGAGCCAGCTCTTTGCGTCCCTCCTCCACGTATACGGCCGCCAGGGAGGAGTGGGCGCTGGCCAAGTTGGGCTCATCCTGCAGGGCGTGTCGCAGTTCCTCCTCCGCCTTGTAGAGCAATGTGGTGTCGTTGGAAGCGCCGCTGTCAAGCTTCAGGAAGTAGGTGAAGCCGTACCAGGCTCGAGCTTCTGCGAAGTGCGGATCAATCCCCAGCGCATGCTCCAGCATCAGCCGGGCCCGGTCGTAGTCGTACTGGTGATACAGGAACAGCATCGCTCGCTCGAAATATTCGTTTGCTTCGGCGTTCTTCGAGGGCGGTCCGCCGGTGCTGAGCCGCGGAGCCGCCGGCGCTTCCTGCTGGGCGATGCCCCTGCGCCCGGCATTGAATGGGACGCCGCGAATCACCGCGGCAATGATTCCGGCGCCGATCAGCAGCAGACCGATAGCGACCGGCCAGAGCCACAACCGGCGCGGGGCCTTCCCTGCTCGAACTACAGCGGGAACGCCGGCACTAGACTGCAGGGTTTCGAGCGCGGCGCGAACTTCTACCGCGCTTTGGTAGCGCTCGCCCGGCTCCTTCACGAGGCAGCGCTGGATCACTCCGCGCAGGGTCGATGGCACGCGCTCCGGAAAAGGCTCTGGCGGTTCCCGCAGGATGCCTGAGGTCAGCTCAAAGCTTGTCTTCCCATGGAAAGGAGGCTGGCCGGTCGCCATCTCATAGAGCATCACGCCCAGCGCCCACAGGTCGGAGCGCTCGTCGGCGGGCTGTCCACGCAGCACCTCGGGCGCGAGGTAGTGCAACGTTCCCACCACCACGCCCGCTTCGGTCAGTGACATCTGTGAACGCGTGACCGCGTTCAAGTCCTCTTCGCGCAGCCGCTTGGCCAGCCCAAAATCGAGGACCTTGGCCCGCCCCTCCGGCGTGATGACCACGTTGGCGCACTTCAGGTCGCGATGGATCACGCGC from Acidobacteriota bacterium encodes the following:
- a CDS encoding protein kinase, with product MGVVYHAHDEQLDRDVALKVLGERWLTDEKARARLLQEARTASALNHPHVCTIYEVAESDGETYIAMEYVAGRPLSALVPGEGLPTETLLRYALQISDALAHAHQRRVIHRDLKCANVVITPEGRAKVLDFGLAKRLREEDLNAVTRSQMSLTEAGVVVGTLHYLAPEVLRGQPADERSDLWALGVMLYEMATGQPPFHGKTSFELTSGILREPPEPFPERVPSTLRGVIQRCLVKEPGERYQSAVEVRAALETLQSSAGVPAVVRAGKAPRRLWLWPVAIGLLLIGAGIIAAVIRGVPFNAGRRGIAQQEAPAAPRLSTGGPPSKNAEANEYFERAMLFLYHQYDYDRARLMLEHALGIDPHFAEARAWYGFTYFLKLDSGASNDTTLLYKAEEELRHALQDEPNLASAHSSLAAVYVEEGRKELAPGEIEKALRANPLHLDSYIELGYYHVLNGDYTAAMAAAKQASERDPLFFVAHLMEGDILRLQGDKAGSIRVLGKVVEQDPNNTYAMVPPVRAYLDAGDLAQARRTLESARKEYRANYQLRLVWAQLLALEGKRAAALKEMDGEVLKYAAANPYMTAYAAEFYAVLGEKGEVPGLAGARSAQRRRSRSVVPPRPVAGERPQPSPLPADPGIHRLPPPAAGRAEVAGLVSQLRTENQCSRAECRSQLEGARVEEPSLAEMKDARAARHPHTPL